One part of the Aricia agestis chromosome Z, ilAriAges1.1, whole genome shotgun sequence genome encodes these proteins:
- the LOC121739506 gene encoding uncharacterized protein LOC121739506 codes for MHAGPQLLLAIVREFIWPVNGRHLARSTVNNCVICRRMRGKTIQPKMGNLPAQRVNPDFPFLSVGIDFGGPFFILNRKGRGSRLIKCYLCLFVCLRYKCIHLEAVSDMSKDAFIMTLRRFIARRGKPTEIFSDNGRNFVAAAKEIGQFLKQNEEYLSQFASHQGITFNFIPTYAPHFGGIWEAGIKSAKFHIKRVMANSKLTFEEISTLFAQVEAILNSRPLCPLSSSPNDLLPLSPGHFLIGRPLTALPPAPSLDDAGNNNEKKRYKHLQRLRQHFWQRWQKEYLSELQQRSKWRQNTDRLAIGDMVLLAEDNLPPLCWRLGRVVRLFPGPDAISRVAEVTTARGCVRRALTRLCPLPKAEDLNS; via the coding sequence atgcacgCAGGCCCTCAGTTGTTGTTAGCTATTGTGAGGGAGTTTATATGGCCCGTTAATGGTAGGCATCTCGCTAGAAGtactgttaataattgtgtaatATGCAGACGCATGCGTGGTAAAACTATACAACCTAAAATGGGTAACTTACCTGCTCAGCGCGTTAATCCAGACTTCCCCTTCTTGTCCGTTGGCATTGACTTCGGGGGTccgttttttatacttaatcgAAAGGGCCGCGGAAGTCGCTTAATTAAATGTTACCTCTgtctttttgtatgtttaagaTATAAATGTATTCACCTAGAAGCTGTCAGTGATATGAGTAAGGATGCATTCATTATGACACTTAGGCGTTTTATTGCGCGTAGAGGAAAGCCAACGGAGATATTCAGCGATAACGGTCGTAATTTTGTAGCTGCTGCAAAAGAAATAGGACAGTTTCTTAAACAAAATGAGGAATACTTGTCTCAGTTTGCAAGTCATCAAGgtattacatttaattttataccaACTTACGCTCCTCATTTCGGCGGCATCTGGGAGGCTGGAATAAAGTCGGCTAAATTTCATATCAAACGCGTTATGGCTAATAGCAAATTAACTTTTGAAGAGATATCTACACTATTTGCACAAGTGGAGGCAATACTTAATAGCCGTCCCTTGTGTCCTCTATCCTCTTCTCCAAATGACCTCCTACCCTTGTCCCCAGGGCACTTTCTTATCGGCCGGCCGCTTACGGCATTACCACCAGCGCCATCTTTGGACGACGCCGGGAACAACAACGAAAAAAAACGCTACAAACATCTACAGAGATTGCGGCAACATTTCTGGCAGAGGTGGCAGAAAGAATACTTAAGCGAATTGCAGCAGAGAAGCAAATGGCGTCAAAACACCGATCGCCTTGCTATTGGTGACATGGTGTTGTTAGCTGAAGACAATTTACCACCGCTTTGCTGGCGACTGGGACGCGTGGTGCGTCTCTTTCCAGGACCGGATGCTATATCAAGAGTAGCAGAGGTTACTACCGCACGTGGCTGTGTACGGCGAGCTCTCACCCGACTCTGCCCTTTGCCTAAAGCTGAGGATTTAAATAGTTGA